The window TCCGGAGTTCTTCTCTTTATTGCCAAGAATGGCGAACTTGATGCCCGCTTCATTCATAAGGTGGACAAATGATAAAGCGATTTTTTGGGAACGGTTATCGAATGATCCCATTGAACCGACCCAGAATAGGTAGTCAAATTCTTCGCCAGCTTTTTTCAATTCTTTGACCGTTGGAATATGAAGATCTGGACGTGCATCTCTCCAGTTTTCTTTTTCTTTGCGGTTAAGACCCCATGGATTCCCTTGACGTTCGATGTTTGTCATCGCGCGCTGTGCATCAGGATCCATTTTCCCTTCTGTCATCACAAGGTAACGACGAAGGTCAATGATTTTGTCAACGTGTTCGTTCATAACCGGACATTGATCTTCACAATTACGGCATGTTGTACAAGCCCAGATTTCCTCTTCCGTGATGATGTCGCCGATGAGGGACGGGTTGTAAATGTCGTCCATTGTAGCGCCTTCAAGTCCAGCTGCAAATGCAATCTGATTGCCTTTTGTTTTATTGAACGCGAGCGTTGGTACCCACGGTTTCTGCTTCGTCATCAGTGCACCTGTATTTGTCAGGTTATCACGCAGTTTAGTAATCAAGTCCATCGGAGACAGCATTTTACCAGTGCCTGTTGCTGGACACATATTCGTACAGCGTCCACATTCGACACATGCGTAAAAGTCGATCATTTGCATCTCCGTGAAGTCAGTAATTTTACCAACCCCAAGCGGCGGCATTTCTTCTCCTTCTTCCACATCTTCCAACGCTTCGAAGTCGATTGGTTTTAAGCGGCCCGCATGATCCAGACGGTGGAAATAAACGTTAGCAGGTCCTGCAATCAAATGCGCATGTTTAGATTGCGGCACATAGACAAGGAATGTCAGTAAGATTAGCAGATGGATCCACCAAGCAACGAAGAAAATAACCGCTGCTCCCGTTTCTGGCATGAAACTGAAAACTGTAGCAATCGTCGATGCGATTGGTTCCGTCCATGACGTTTCATGTCCTTGCCAAATCATGTTCATACCGTTCGCAAGTAGTGTTGAAAGCATAAGTCCACCGATGAAAATAAGGACAAGCCCGGATTTCCATCCGCGTTTCAAACGGACTAGTTTCTCAACATACCGGCGGTGGAATGCCCACACGACCGCGACGAGAATTGTAACTGCAACGATTTCTTGGAAGAACGTAAAGGCAGGATACACTGAACCGAATGGTAAGTGTGAGCCTGGTTTTAATCCTTTCCAGACAAGATCGATAGCTCCAAATTGTACGAGTAAAAACCCGTAGAAAAACATAACGTGGATTGCTCCACTCTTTTTATCTTTCAATAATTTCTTTTGTCCAAAAACGTATACCCATATTTTGCGGAGACGTTCTGAAACATTGTTATCAAACTCTTCTTTTCTCCCCAGTTTGATAAATTGAATCCGTGTTTTGATTAGATATGTGAACAGCGCAAGCGCGTAGGCCACAACTGCGAGAAACAGAATCCAGTTGGCAATGAGCAATGGATGCATTTATTCTCTCCCCTTCCCCTATTGTTTGAATAGTACAGATAGTGTAGTCGAAAATAGGTATCGTGTCGATGTCTATT of the Sporosarcina sp. FSL K6-1508 genome contains:
- a CDS encoding (Fe-S)-binding protein, whose protein sequence is MHPLLIANWILFLAVVAYALALFTYLIKTRIQFIKLGRKEEFDNNVSERLRKIWVYVFGQKKLLKDKKSGAIHVMFFYGFLLVQFGAIDLVWKGLKPGSHLPFGSVYPAFTFFQEIVAVTILVAVVWAFHRRYVEKLVRLKRGWKSGLVLIFIGGLMLSTLLANGMNMIWQGHETSWTEPIASTIATVFSFMPETGAAVIFFVAWWIHLLILLTFLVYVPQSKHAHLIAGPANVYFHRLDHAGRLKPIDFEALEDVEEGEEMPPLGVGKITDFTEMQMIDFYACVECGRCTNMCPATGTGKMLSPMDLITKLRDNLTNTGALMTKQKPWVPTLAFNKTKGNQIAFAAGLEGATMDDIYNPSLIGDIITEEEIWACTTCRNCEDQCPVMNEHVDKIIDLRRYLVMTEGKMDPDAQRAMTNIERQGNPWGLNRKEKENWRDARPDLHIPTVKELKKAGEEFDYLFWVGSMGSFDNRSQKIALSFVHLMNEAGIKFAILGNKEKNSGDTPRRLGNEFLFQELATANIDEFEKAGVTKLVTIDPHAYNIFKNEYPDFGFKAEVVHHTEMLYELVMQGKLKPEHAINETITFHDSCYLGRYNDVYDPPREILKAIPGVNLVEMKRNREDGMCCGAGGGLMWMEEDTGQRINVARTEQALEVSPGIISSGCPYCLTMLSDGTKAKEVEESVGTYDIAELLERSIFGEGWHPAETEEVESIVQ